From the genome of Toxoplasma gondii ME49 chromosome XII, whole genome shotgun sequence:
TGCGTGTCCAGCGGAGACCAGCTGTAGAAGTCGCTGTATCTCGACGATACACGAGACAGCTTTTTTCCTCATTTGAGAACTCGAACACCCCGGAAAGGCAGAGGGATTTCCCCAGTTACTCCTCGAGGCAGAGGCGTGCGTCCTCGCTGTGGCAGAAAAGTTCCTTTTCGCGATTTGGTTCCTTCTTTGCCCGCAAGACATCGCTGGCAGGTCGGCTTtcagcacacacacacacacacacattcGATTGTGCAGAACATCCCACCGTTTAGAAGGAAGTCTTTTTTCGTGTCCTGCTTTTTACGGGCTTCCTCGTCCATCGAATCACCGTTTTTGTCCGGTAACAACGACCTTGGCTTGTGTCTGGTCACTCGAAAAGTTGCCGTTCCTTCTACCCCCCTGgccgtctctcgtctttctccgtttcgaTACCGGAGCTTCTGCTGCATCTCAAGCGTTTCCTATTCCTTTTCTTGAGGCAGAATtcctggagagaggcagtcGCCGGAAGTTCGCAGAGTCTCCTCCATCCGACGGGTCGGAGGACCCCGGCGTCGCCGGCCACCGCGAGTGCCGGCTGCCTCCCTCGtcgttttttcgcgtttttcctctgggCGCGTGTTTTCTTAGCTTCGCAGAGAACCGCGCAGAGAAACTTCGCCGGTCGGACCCTCGCGTCCTGCTCATGTGTGACGAGAACCTTCCCTCTACCGCCGCAGACGAAACTCGCCGTCAACCGCTCCGTCCCCAAAATGAGGGCAGTCGCCGCGCCCACgccgtcgcctttctcttcggtTCTCCTCGTTCTATCCTCGGAGAAACGCCTCCACTTGCAGAAGCCGTCCTCGGgaggctcttctctctcctcagagAATGAAGCCGGACGCGCCTCGCTCGAGTTCCTCGCCGACGCCGGCATGCCGCTCGCCTCGCTGCTGGCGATACACTCCATTTTGACCAGCAGCGGCCTCTCCTACCAGATTGCGACTCCTGCTGGCGCGCCGCCGTCGATCTGTAGCTTCGACTCGCTCTCGGATCTGGACGCGAGTTGTCTGCCGAGCGCCCTCCtcgagaagctgaagacCCCCCTCCCCGTCCGAAGCGTCGCACTCGAGCACTTTGGTGGCGTCCTTTTTCCTCACTCACTCGGCGCAGCCGTGGACCTCTTCAACAGCTCTGCGCTCGGCGCCTTGGTGCACTCGCTGTCGGCCGACAAAGTCGTCTGCAGCATCGGCTATGGAggcttcgctctcgctgcgAAGAGACCGTCCGGTctcagagaagacagcgctGCTTCCAGAAACAAAGCGAGAGGTAAATAGACCAGGGACAACTCGTTCCGCCCAGAGGCTGACAAAGCGAAAACGCGCTGCCCTGCGACCTGCGCATTCCcttgctctgtctctggtcGAACGCATCTGCTGATTCAACAGTTCGATGGGGGCAGAAAGCCGTGTCATTTGAACTCCACTGTAATGTACACACACCTGTTTAGAAATGTATCTACATGTGTCtctatgtgtatatatatttgtagatagatagagattTATAGatgcgtttgtgtctgtgtctgtgcttATATAGATGTACATGTTCCTGTGCATTTCAAAACCGTGTGGCGTCGCGTAAAAAGGCAGATGCACAGAGGTGCGTTCcactgcgttttttcttcgactGTCGATGCCAGTGAACAGCGACGACATATGCGAATgggagaaacgggagaaacgTTTCAGTCACCAGTTTTACAGCATGTCTGCTCACTCCTTGCATTTCCATCCCCCGGAGTGTTTCTGTGAAGCCTCTGTGTGCTTCACGCTCTTTTGTGTCTCAGGAGGaggctcttcttttccctttGTCAACTACACATTGACGGGGATCAGTCCGTTCGACGAATGCCGCTACCCGTTCTTTGGACATCTGCCCTGCATGCTTCAAGAGCTGCTGGAGAGTCTGGGCGCCACATTCGCCTCCTTCGAGTGTATAGACACCCCAGGAATGGTGGTAGACCGCAATCTGGTCTCGGGCGCCAACGACGCGAGCACCCCTCTCTGCGTGCAAACGTTCGCCCTTTTGCTGTGCTGTCGAAACGCGAGTTTCCttgcggagaagaacgcagagcgCGAGGCGCAGCATCTGCGGGAGACGCGGGAGCGTCTGGGCTCTCTGGCTGTGCCTTCACGAGCGAAACGCGAATCGGAAGAAGCGCAGCAGTGGGAGGCGGTAGGGAGTCTTGCTCAGCGTCTAGCTGGCGAGGCGTCGCTGACGActggaaaggaaaacaactGCAGAGTTTCGCCACGGAACGACCCCCGACGGGCAGCCCCtcgaggtgtatgtacacccgaagcagctgctggaAAAGGTGAGGGGTGTGGGGAAACCAGTTTCTGCCGATTCGAGGCAGACGTccaagagcagagagagaaacacggtAGAGAGTCACGTCCCAGCTCTGCGAGGAGTCTCGCTGATTTGTCGGCAGAGAACCTTGGACGCAGCGGTGCTTCGGCGACAGGAGAGGCGCCGACTCCAGTCGAAGAGACGCCCGACGCATGGGGAGGCTTTCAGCGCTCTGAGAGGACGCCTGAAGTGAGCGCGTCCACGAACTCTCAGGACGGCAACTCGGATGCCTGCGTCGATGCTGAGACGACGAGATGCCGCAGGCCTCTTGCCTTTTCAGAGGCGCTTGGTCAAAGGCCAGAACTTTCCAAGAGTTGCCAAGCGACTTTGCTTGACGTTTCCACGGAGAGTCGAGCGAGCGCGAGCGAAGGTCTTCCAAATGCAGCCAGGCCTTTCCCTCGCGCTTCAGCTTTCGACAGCAGTCTCGATGTCGCGTTGCAGAGGCCTCGAGAAGTCGACGCGCGGCGCGCGCAACCCGCAGATGTCTCCGCGGAAGACGGGGGCGTCTCTGTGCCTCAGTCGACTCAGCGACTCGGCGAGACAAATACGTTCGcctcgcgcatgcgttcGGAACTTGAGCCTGTGGCGTTTTCCTGGGTGTCCGGAAGCGGTGACGACGCCGTGGTCCGCAGGccgtcgacagagaaagatgcCGCGCAGAGTGCATGGAGAGCGGAGTCAAAGACGTCTGTCGGTGCCGGCTCTCAGGAGTGGAGTGCTTtgcaagcagagaaagctGTGTGTGAGAACGCGCGCTCTGGCGGCGGCGCTTTCCAGTTTCTTGATCCGCAAgcgttctcgcctttcgcgcGTGGCGAGGACGACGCACAGCTTGCGACCGACGGGGCTTTCGTCTCAGCGGGTGACCGCGGattcgtttctctggagaaaggcgagaactCGAGCACCGTCACGAGCTCAGCGGTCGCTGCTGGGGTCTTCAGTCTTCCTGGCGGAAGCCGCGCAGAAGAACACAGCCCtgggagagacagctgggCAGGCTGCGAGCTCGAAGAAgatctgttttctttcaCTGCCAGCACGAAGGAGCGGGAACc
Proteins encoded in this window:
- a CDS encoding Parkinson disease 7 domain containing 1 family protein (encoded by transcript TGME49_249710), with the protein product MRAVAAPTPSPFSSVLLVLSSEKRLHLQKPSSGGSSLSSENEAGRASLEFLADAGMPLASLLAIHSILTSSGLSYQIATPAGAPPSICSFDSLSDLDASCLPSALLEKLKTPLPVRSVALEHFGGVLFPHSLGAAVDLFNSSALGALVHSLSADKVVCSIGYGGFALAAKRPSGLREDSAASRNKARGGGSSFPFVNYTLTGISPFDECRYPFFGHLPCMLQELLESLGATFASFECIDTPGMVVDRNLVSGANDASTPLCVQTFALLLCCRNASFLAEKNAEREAQHLRETRERLGSLAVPSRAKRESEEAQQWEAVGSLAQRLAGEASLTTGKENNCRVSPRNDPRRAAPRGVCTPEAAAGKGEGCGETSFCRFEADVQEQREKHGRESRPSSARSLADLSAENLGRSGASATGEAPTPVEETPDAWGGFQRSERTPEVSASTNSQDGNSDACVDAETTRCRRPLAFSEALGQRPELSKSCQATLLDVSTESRASASEGLPNAARPFPRASAFDSSLDVALQRPREVDARRAQPADVSAEDGGVSVPQSTQRLGETNTFASRMRSELEPVAFSWVSGSGDDAVVRRPSTEKDAAQSAWRAESKTSVGAGSQEWSALQAEKAVCENARSGGGAFQFLDPQAFSPFARGEDDAQLATDGAFVSAGDRGFVSLEKGENSSTVTSSAVAAGVFSLPGGSRAEEHSPGRDSWAGCELEEDLFSFTASTKEREPKATEEKTANVFASAFPEQDLFQMHRAGAPAEVFRP